One Stigmatopora argus isolate UIUO_Sarg chromosome 12, RoL_Sarg_1.0, whole genome shotgun sequence genomic window carries:
- the mep1bb gene encoding meprin A subunit beta: MAERTFLALHIVCLLFGITLCRLCRSTFFLSITVNFIADFDVDGGRDLDIFEINEESGLNLVEGDIVLGKKQSRNSILGEEYRWPTTIPYFMEDDLEINAKGVILKAFEQYRLKTCIDFKPWSGETNYISIFKGNGCFSSVGNQREGKQILSIGPNCDRIATIEHEFLHALGFWHEQSRADRDDYVKIMWDYISEGRDHNFKIHNDTTSSSLGVPYDYGSMMHYSKGAFSNGSESTIVTKIPAFADVIGQRMEFSDSDILKLSRLYNCTRASTFLDSCDFEGENICGMIQGAGDQKNWERLAKAAGGPHTDYSNMGKCTGSGYFMHFNTRTANAGDTALLESRILYPKRGYQCLQFFFYNSGGPEDSLKIYVREYDKTDNDGRLRFITTINGPPQDLWQLHHVSLDATKKFRVVFMGTRQGAGPSLGGLSLDDINISEMACPEFAWRVKNFIHVMENATSNTTIVSPPFTSKEGYTFQMTLYPKWPDSPGQMAAFAHLVAREGDSGQTWPCPWKQMTMMLMDQNPHIQKRMSNQRSVTTDPWMMSPLGDEFFWDDPRKVGVEVTDVDGSKYFRGPGLGTSVYITHLRARSRDFIKGGDAIFLLSMEDVSHLTESQPQPTVTPLPTSTSSTESPSKVCSGVDCQNDGVCVVEHEKPVCRCAVGDDWWFYGDSCQHKGSTSENSTLALASSLSVLAVMLVVTITTAVCLKKKYKKCSNGSGLVLENTNRN; this comes from the exons ATGGCAGAACGAACATTTTTGGCTCTTCACATTGTGTGCCTCCTTTTCGGCATCACACTTTGCAGG CTCTGCAGAAGCACTTTTTTTCTGAGTATAACGGTGAATTTTATTGCAGACTTTGATGTCGATGGCGGACGGGATCTGGACATTTTTGAAATCAATGaag AATCTGGGTTAAATCTGGTCGAGGGTGATATTGTGCTAGGCAAG AAACAAAGCAGGAACTCCATTTTAGGCGAAGAATACAGGTGGCCCACCACCATTCCATACTTCATGGAAGATGACCTTG AAATCAACGCAAAAGGTGTGATCCTCAAGGCTTTTGAGCAGTACCGCCTCAAGACCTGTATTGACTTTAAGCCATGGAGCGGTGAAACTAACTACATCTCCATTTTTAAAGGCAACGG CTGCTTCTCCTCGGTGGGCAACCAGCGTGAGGGCAAGCAGATTCTGTCTATCGGACCAAACTGTGACCGCATCGCCACTATCGAACACGAGTTCTTGCACGCTTTGGGTTTCTGGCATGAGCAGTCCAGAGCAGACCGGGACGACTATGTGAAAATCATGTGGGATTACATTTCCGAGG GGCGAGACCACAACTTTAAGATCCACAACGACACCACTTCCAGCTCACTGGGCGTCCCCTACGACTATGGCTCCATGATGCACTACAGCAAGGGGGCCTTCAGCAACGGCTCGGAGTCTACCATTGTCACCAAAATCCCCGCTTTTGCCGACGTCATTGGCCAGAGGATGGAGTTCAGCGACAGCGACATTCTCAAACTCTCCCGACTCTACAACTGCA CCCGAGCGTCGACCTTTTTGGACTCGTGTGATTTTGAAGGGGAAAACATCTGCGGGATGATTCAAGGGGCGGGGGATCAGAAGAACTGGGAAAGGTTAGCCAAAGCAGCAGGGGGACCCCACACAGACTACTCCAACATGGGAAAATGCACTG GTTCCGGCTATTTCATGCATTTCAATACGCGTACGGCCAACGCTGGTGACACAGCCCTCCTGGAGAGCCGCATCCTGTATCCCAAGAGGGGATACCAATGTCTGCAGTTCTTCTTCTACAACAGCGGTGGCCCTGAGGATTCGCTGAAGATTTACGTGAGGGAATATGACAAAACTGACAACGATGGGAGGCTACGCTTTATCACCACAATTAACG GACCTCCCCAGGACCTGTGGCAGCTGCACCATGTCAGTCTGGATGCAACAAAGAAGTTCCGAGTAGTTTTcatgggcaccaggcaaggtGCAGGCCCATCTTTAGGTGGACTGTCTCTGGATGATATCAATATCTCAGAGATGGCATGTCCCGAGTTTGCATGGCGTGTGAAGAACTTCATTCACGTCATGGAGAACGCAACCTCGAACACCACCATTGTCAGCCCACCTTTCACCTCCAAAGAGGGCTACACCTTCCAGATGACGCTCTACCCCAAATGGCCCGACTCTCCAGGGCAAATGGCGGCTTTTGCCCACCTGGTGGCCCGTGAGGGAGACAGCGGGCAGACATGGCCTTGCCCATGGAAGCAAATGACTATGATGCTGATGGACCAGAACCCTCACATCCAGAAGCGCATGTCCAATCAACGTAGTGTAACTACGGATCCCTGGATGATGTCACCTTTAG GTGACGAATTCTTCTGGGACGACCCTCGAAAGGTGGGTGTCGAGGTGACCGACGTGGACGGCTCCAAATACTTCCGGGGGCCCGGCTTGGGCACTTCAGTGTACATCACGCACCTGAGAGCCAGGAGCAGGGACTTCATCAAGGGAGGAGACGCCATCTTTCTCCTCAGCATGGAAg ATGTGTCTCATCTGACTGAAAGCCAACCACAACCCACTGTCACCCCTTTGCCAACGAGTACCTCCAGCACAGAGTCGCCCTCAAAAGTCTGCTCAGGTGTGGACTGTCAGAATGACGGCGTGTGCGTAGTGGAACATGAAAAGCCTGTTTGCAG GTGCGCCGTTGGGGATGATTGGTGGTTCTACGGCGATAGCTGCCAGCACAAAGGTTCAACGTCAGAAAACAGCACCCTCGCCCTGGCCTCCTCTCTCTCCGTGCTGGCTGTCATGCTGGTGGTGACCATCACCACTGCTGTTTGCCTTAAGAAGAAGTACAAGAAGTGTAGTAATGGGAGTGGCCTGGTCCTAGAGAACACGAACAGGAACTGA